AAGGAAACATAAATCCTTTGCAAAGCAATTTTAAATCTTCATTTTCTATCAAATTTAAAATCTTTTGAGCTATATTTTCTAGTTTATTGTTTAAGGAATGTTTATCAATTAATTCGTTGCCGGGCCAAACAAATTCGGGGGACTTCATTTTAGTGTCAAAGTCTAAAAACATATTTTTTATAATGCTTGCATATTGATCAAATGCCCGATTGGGTGCTGCTTTCTTATTGCTAAATGCCCTTACAACCCCAGACTGAAATTTTAAGACGTGTTCTGCCACTTGTCCGACAGTCCAACTATTTTTAAAAGGAATAGTATTAAAAACTGCTTCGTCTACTGAGCGCAGTTTCTGAATAAATATTTCAAATGTTGTTATTGCATTTGATTTTAATTCTTGCAAATTAATATGCTGCATCTTTCCTTGTTTTGCCAAAACAAAAATAGGATGCTTTTTTACAATGAGGGAAGTGTAAATACGGCTATTTAAGGGGGTAATTACGTCAAAGAATACTTTACCTTTATAGTCTTAAAATGATGAAAGTCGAAAAAATTACTTATGAAACATATATCTATTTTAGTGCCTGAATCTGCCATCTTGGGTAGTCTGGAGGGGACACGTCAGATGTTTACTCAGGTAAATCGGTTTATGAAAGACAAAGGCCTTGCACCTTTATTTCATGTACAACTGGTAGGGTTGTCTCATCAGGTGAAAGTAAATGATGGACTTTTTACAATCAATGTAAATGTCTTGATAAATGAAGTAATGCAAACGGATTTGATTGTTATTCCTGCTATTGATGGTGATATGCAAGTTGCTTTGGAATTAAATAAGGATTTTATTCCTTGGATAATAGCGCAAAATAACAAGGGTGCGGAAGTGGCGAGCCTTTGTCTCGGGGCTTTCTTATTAGCTTCTACCGGATTATTGAAAGGGAAAAAATGTGCAACACATTGGATGGCTGAGAATGCTTTTCGTACGATGTTTCCTGATGTGCAATTGATAACCGAAAAGATTATAACTGATGAAAATGGCTTTTATTCAAGCGGTGGTGCATTTTCTTATTTAAATTTAATTTTATACTTAATTGAAAAATACGCAGGACGTGATATTGCGTTATTGTCAGCTAAAGTATTTGCAATTGAAATAGATCGACATAATCAATTACCATTTACCATTTTTCAGGGACAAAAAGATCATGATGATATTTCTATAAAAACGGCGCAAGAGTTTATTGAGAAAAACTATCAAGAGAAAATTACTGTTGAGCAACTCTCTTCTATGCTTGCGATAGGAAGGCGAAATTTCGAGCGTAGATTTAAGAAAGCTACTTCCAATACTGTTATGGAATATGTACAACGTGTAAAGATTGAGATTGCTAAAAAGAGTTTGGAAAATTCCCTAAAAAATGTAACAGAAGTGATGTATGACGTGGGTTATATCGATACAAAAGCCTTTAGAAATACCTTTAAAAAAATTACCGGAATTTCTCCTATTGAATATAAAAATAAATACAAAGCGATAATTGCCAATTAAATGTATTTTTTATTTTCGAATTATTAATATATTTGCAAATTACTTGACTAATCAAGAAAGTATCAAATATATGAAAACAATAGATCCAACTTTAAAATTCTTCCTAAACTTAACGATGGTGCAAGCGGTTATGAGCCGTCGTTTCGATGCGAAATTATGTTTACATAGTATAAGCCTCAACGATTTTATGATCCTATTACATTTAAACAATGCGCCGGCTCAACGGTTGCGAAGAATTGATCTCGCTGAAAAGGTAGGCCTTACTGCTTCTGGGGTTACCAGATTATTGGCTCCTTTAGAAAAGATAGGTATGATAAAAAGTGAAGCTGCTGAAAGAGATGCTCGTGTACGTTTTGTGAAGTTGGCAAAGGGTGGTGCGCGCATTTTAAAGGATGCGACTGCTACTGCTGAAGAAACCGCCAATTACATATTCCATGGGAATGCTAGAAAATTGGAAGACGCAACAAAATTACTAATCGAATTAGGAGGCTCGGTCAATTGATTACTTTATGGAAAATAAAAAAGAAATTAAGCAAGCTTATAAAGAACTGAAGTTACCGAAAGGTGTTTTTCAATTGAAAAATATGGTTAATAATAAACGCTTTATTGGAACCAGCACTTCTTTATACACAGTTTGGAATTCGCATCGGTTTCAATTGAATAACGGTACGCATCCTTTTAAAGAATTGCAAACGGATTGGAATAATTTGGGCGAGGGGAATTTTGTTTTTGAAATTGTAGAAATTTTAAAAGATGAAGAATTGCTCAACCATAAACAAGAATTGAAGGTTTTAGAAGAGATGGTTTTGGAGGAATTTCGTAAACAAAATATTCAATTTTATAATAAGAAATAGTAGGTATTTCTTACCGATACATAGGGTGCGTTTACCTAAAAAAGCTGCATAAAGCAATTAAGTAAACAGTAATTTTGCAATTGAATTTTATCTATCGCAATTAGTAAAGATGAAGAGAAAAGAAGAAGGATTAAAGAATCAAGCAGGTATTAAAAATATGCCAAAGCCTAATATTTTTAAGGTATTGAAACCTTACCAAGGGCTGCTTTTTGGATTATTATTTTTTGCATTATTGAGCAATGCATTAAACTTGGTTATTCCAAAAATCATTCAAAATGGGATAGATAATTTCTCTAAAGGGCATTTCGATTTTAAGGAAGTTATTTTGTGGTTTTCTGCCGCCACGGCCTTTATTTTTATTTTTTCTTATGCGGAGACGGTAATTCAGACTTATGCTTCGGAAAAAGTAGCGCGCGATCTTCGTAAAAAACTATCTGATAAGATTTCGAGACAAACTTATTCTTATATTGATGAGGCAAATCCGAATATATTGCTTACCAATTTGACTTCTGATATTGATGCCATTAAAACTTTTGTATCGCAAGCCATTGTTTCCATTGTTTCATCGATTGTACTCATTATTGGGGCTTCTATTTTACTGATTAATATTAATTGGGAATTAGGGCTTTTGGTCATCTTGATTATCCCTATTATTACGATTTCTTTTTTTGTGATTTTTAGGAAAGTGAAATCGCTTTTCAAAAGGTCGCAAGGGATATTGGATAGATTAAATAAAATTATCAATGAAGCCATTTTGGGTTCTGCGTTAATTCGTGTGCTGAATGCGCAGTTTTCGGAATATAATAAGTTTATAGATGCAAGTGGTGAAGCTAAAAATATTGGTCTTGCGATTTTACGGTTATTTGCTACATTGGTGCCGATTATTGTATTCACTTCAAATATGGCTGTATTGCTTGTTCTGGCTATGGGCGGTCACTTTGTAATCGCTGGAACGATGACACTAGGAGAGTTTGCTGCTTTTAACAGTTATATTTCTATTCTCATTTTCCCGATTTTAATTATTGGTTTTATGAGTAATATTATTGCACGCGCTTCTGCTTCTTACGGAAGAATTTATCAGATATTGGATGCGCCGGATACTTTTGAAGGAGGCGATTTCTCAAAGGAATTAGAAGGGCAGATTGAAGTAAAAGATATCACCCTAAATTTTGGTGAAAAAGCTGCATTGAAAAATGTTTCTTTTATTGTAAAAGCACATTCTCGCACGGCTATTATAGGTCCCACAGCTGCAGGTAAAACACAATTGTTATATGCACTCACTACGCTTATTAAACCACAGGAAGGAAAAATATTTTATGATGATGTTGCAATTGAAAAATACAATCAGGAAGTGTTGTTAAAGCAGATAGGACTGGTGTTTCAGGATGCCATTATATTTAATATGACGCTGCGTGAAAATATTGCTTTTAATGCCAATGTTACAGAAGAGGCATTCGAAAAGGCGATTGATACAGCTGAGTTAAAAGATTTTATTAGTAGCCTTCCAGATGGATTAGAGACAATCGTTTCTGAACGCGGCAATAGTCTTTCAGGTGGCCAAAAACAGCGGATTATGTTGGCGCGCGCTTTGGCTGGTAATCCTAAAATCTTATTACTTGATGAGTTTACTGCAAGAGTGGATAGAAATACGGAACAAAGAATTTGGAATAATGTAGCACTAAATTATCCTGGGATTACATTAGTTTCTATTACCCAGAACTTGGCGCCGGTGGAGGATTACGAGCAAATTATATTATTAATGGAAGGCGAAATTGTGGCAACAGGGAAGCACGAAGATTTATTGAAAACTTGCCCAGAATATATTCAAATTTATCAATCTCAACAGAGTATGACAACCTATGAGGTAGAAGCTTAAACGCTTAATATTTCAATTTGACAACCTTTCAACAAAAGAAAATAATGGATTATAATTTAAATAAAAAGCAAGAAACTTCTACTCGTACTGCACTGAAAAAAATGCTTGTTTTTATGCGTGATGAGAAGCGTAGTTTGCTATTTGCATTTTTGGTGATGATTTTGAATGCAGGCATATCTATGCTTACACCCTATATTATCGGCTATACAATTGATCATTATATTCAGACAAAGGAATATCGAGGTTTAATTGACTTTTCAGTGCTTTTATTTGTTTTATATCTTATTTGGGCGGGTACACAATATGCACAGACACAGTTAATGGGAAGCATTGGTCAACGTATGTTGTATGCATTGCGTAATGAGGTCTTTAATAAATTGCAACAATTGCCGGTTGCTTTTTTTAATCAAAATAAATCGGGGGATTTAATATCAAGAATTAATAATGATACTGATAAGGTGAATCAATTCTTTTCACAGTCGTTAATGCGTTTTGTTAATAGTATTTTTTTGATGGTGGGAGCAGCTGCTTTTATGCTAAGTATACATGTAGAATTGGGGGCGGCTACTCTAGTTCCTGCTGTATTTATTTTACTTTTTGTATTAATTATTTCTCCTTGGGTAAAAAGAAAAAATGCTATTAGTTTAAAAAGCTCTGGAGGATTAAGCGCACAGATTCAAGAGAGTTTACAGAATTTTAAAACCATCATCACATTTAATCGCCGAGATTATTTTCGTAAGCGTTTTGACTTGGCTAATCAGGATAATTATAAAACCTCTATTGTCGCAGGCTTATCCAATGGATTATTTACACCAGTCTTTACGTTATTTTCTGAGTTAGCACAATTAATAGTTTTAGTTTTGGGCATTTATTTGATCTCAAAAGGCCAATTTACGATTGGTCTTCTCATAAGTTTTATTGCTTATGCGGATAGTTTTTATAGACCTTTAAGACAGATTGCTGCCTTATGGGCAGGGTTTCAAACTGCGATGGCCGCTTGGGATAGAATTTCTGTAATCTTAGGCTTGGAGTCTACATTAATTGAAAAGCCGGTAAAGACTAATTTACATGCTATTCATACCCCCTCAGTTATCGAATTTAAAAATGTTTCTTTTCAATATCCAGACGGGAAGAAAGTTTTGCATCACATTAATTTTAATATGCTTGCCGGAAAAACCTATGCATTGGTAGGGCCAACCGGTGGAGGTAAAACGACTACTGCTTCTTTGATCGCACGCTTGTATGATCCCTCTGAAGGTGAAATATTGTTGAATGGTATTGATATTCGAACCTACAAATCAGAAGAGAGGACGAAACTGATTGGGTTTATATTACAAGAACCTTTTTTGTTTACAGGAACATTGCGTGAGAATATACTGTATGGTAATGAATTATACAAAAATAGTAGTAATGAGGAGTTGATAAAAATTATTTATGAAGCCGGTTTGAGCGGACTATTGATGCGCTTTGAGAAAGGATTAGATACAGAATTAAAGGCCACAGTAGATTCAGTAAGCCTTGGCCAAAAGCAATTGATTGCCTTTATTCGTGCCGTTTTACGGCGTCCGAAGATTTTGATTCTGGATGAAGCCACTGCGAATATTGATACTGTTACGGAAAAATTGTTAGAAGAAATTTTAAACAAATTACCCAAAGAAACAACCAGGGTTATTATTGCTCACAGGCTTAATACTATAGAGAACGCAGACGAAATTTTCTTTGTAAATGCAGGAGAAGTTACTGCTGCAGGTACCTTGGACAATGCTCTGGATATGCTTTTGGAGGGAAAGCGTGTAAGCTGATTTTTTTGATATTAGTTCGCATCCCGTCATTTCTGCGCAGGTGGAAGTCCAATTTATATACTCTGAAACTTTGTGAAGAGGATGAACGACGATTTGGCATTCACATTCATAAAATTCTAATCACTTAGCTGGTTCAATTTTTGCCGTTCAATTTATTTTTAATTATATTTACTTTCAACTTTTAAATATAAAGAAAATGAAAAGATCTATTTATATTTTGCTGTTACTAGCAAGTTTTGGAATAGTGAATACGCAATTAAGCGCTCAAACAGCTACAAAAATTGGTTATTTTGATGTTGAGAGAATGGCGAGCTTCTTACCCGAAGCAAAAACTGTGCAGTCAAAAATGGATTCGTACCAAAGAGATTCCTTAAGTAATCAAAAAAATCAATTGGATACTTTATTTAATAATTCGAGAGATAGTTATACTGCCGATTCATTAGCGAAAAAATCGAAATCTATACTTGATTATGATAGAAAAAAACTGCAAGAATTATATATACAAGAAATGGGGTGGCAACAGTATGCACAAGAGGCGGCTCAAAATAAATATTATGAATTGATGCAACCCTTGTTAAAAAAAACGCAGGCA
The Arachidicoccus soli DNA segment above includes these coding regions:
- a CDS encoding DinB family protein, whose product is MQHINLQELKSNAITTFEIFIQKLRSVDEAVFNTIPFKNSWTVGQVAEHVLKFQSGVVRAFSNKKAAPNRAFDQYASIIKNMFLDFDTKMKSPEFVWPGNELIDKHSLNNKLENIAQKILNLIENEDLKLLCKGFMFPSIGELTGFELINFVIYHTQRHIAQLENIIAHLKNKMQ
- a CDS encoding GlxA family transcriptional regulator, coding for MKHISILVPESAILGSLEGTRQMFTQVNRFMKDKGLAPLFHVQLVGLSHQVKVNDGLFTINVNVLINEVMQTDLIVIPAIDGDMQVALELNKDFIPWIIAQNNKGAEVASLCLGAFLLASTGLLKGKKCATHWMAENAFRTMFPDVQLITEKIITDENGFYSSGGAFSYLNLILYLIEKYAGRDIALLSAKVFAIEIDRHNQLPFTIFQGQKDHDDISIKTAQEFIEKNYQEKITVEQLSSMLAIGRRNFERRFKKATSNTVMEYVQRVKIEIAKKSLENSLKNVTEVMYDVGYIDTKAFRNTFKKITGISPIEYKNKYKAIIAN
- a CDS encoding MarR family winged helix-turn-helix transcriptional regulator, coding for MKTIDPTLKFFLNLTMVQAVMSRRFDAKLCLHSISLNDFMILLHLNNAPAQRLRRIDLAEKVGLTASGVTRLLAPLEKIGMIKSEAAERDARVRFVKLAKGGARILKDATATAEETANYIFHGNARKLEDATKLLIELGGSVN
- a CDS encoding GIY-YIG nuclease family protein encodes the protein MENKKEIKQAYKELKLPKGVFQLKNMVNNKRFIGTSTSLYTVWNSHRFQLNNGTHPFKELQTDWNNLGEGNFVFEIVEILKDEELLNHKQELKVLEEMVLEEFRKQNIQFYNKK
- a CDS encoding ABC transporter ATP-binding protein; translation: MKRKEEGLKNQAGIKNMPKPNIFKVLKPYQGLLFGLLFFALLSNALNLVIPKIIQNGIDNFSKGHFDFKEVILWFSAATAFIFIFSYAETVIQTYASEKVARDLRKKLSDKISRQTYSYIDEANPNILLTNLTSDIDAIKTFVSQAIVSIVSSIVLIIGASILLININWELGLLVILIIPIITISFFVIFRKVKSLFKRSQGILDRLNKIINEAILGSALIRVLNAQFSEYNKFIDASGEAKNIGLAILRLFATLVPIIVFTSNMAVLLVLAMGGHFVIAGTMTLGEFAAFNSYISILIFPILIIGFMSNIIARASASYGRIYQILDAPDTFEGGDFSKELEGQIEVKDITLNFGEKAALKNVSFIVKAHSRTAIIGPTAAGKTQLLYALTTLIKPQEGKIFYDDVAIEKYNQEVLLKQIGLVFQDAIIFNMTLRENIAFNANVTEEAFEKAIDTAELKDFISSLPDGLETIVSERGNSLSGGQKQRIMLARALAGNPKILLLDEFTARVDRNTEQRIWNNVALNYPGITLVSITQNLAPVEDYEQIILLMEGEIVATGKHEDLLKTCPEYIQIYQSQQSMTTYEVEA
- a CDS encoding ABC transporter ATP-binding protein gives rise to the protein MDYNLNKKQETSTRTALKKMLVFMRDEKRSLLFAFLVMILNAGISMLTPYIIGYTIDHYIQTKEYRGLIDFSVLLFVLYLIWAGTQYAQTQLMGSIGQRMLYALRNEVFNKLQQLPVAFFNQNKSGDLISRINNDTDKVNQFFSQSLMRFVNSIFLMVGAAAFMLSIHVELGAATLVPAVFILLFVLIISPWVKRKNAISLKSSGGLSAQIQESLQNFKTIITFNRRDYFRKRFDLANQDNYKTSIVAGLSNGLFTPVFTLFSELAQLIVLVLGIYLISKGQFTIGLLISFIAYADSFYRPLRQIAALWAGFQTAMAAWDRISVILGLESTLIEKPVKTNLHAIHTPSVIEFKNVSFQYPDGKKVLHHINFNMLAGKTYALVGPTGGGKTTTASLIARLYDPSEGEILLNGIDIRTYKSEERTKLIGFILQEPFLFTGTLRENILYGNELYKNSSNEELIKIIYEAGLSGLLMRFEKGLDTELKATVDSVSLGQKQLIAFIRAVLRRPKILILDEATANIDTVTEKLLEEILNKLPKETTRVIIAHRLNTIENADEIFFVNAGEVTAAGTLDNALDMLLEGKRVS
- a CDS encoding OmpH family outer membrane protein; this encodes MKRSIYILLLLASFGIVNTQLSAQTATKIGYFDVERMASFLPEAKTVQSKMDSYQRDSLSNQKNQLDTLFNNSRDSYTADSLAKKSKSILDYDRKKLQELYIQEMGWQQYAQEAAQNKYYELMQPLLKKTQAALGKAATENHIAIVVKSNSIQWIDEKQIMNMFIPVAKILNVTLPQEQK